The DNA segment tttctttcttcttaaatttaaaatttcatctaaatactaattaattaaatagatatatttttttgtgccattttttttcctttatgaAATTAAACTGCCGACAGGGTAAGAATTAGTTGTAATATATTTCTGATGGGTCTCTAGCTATGTTTATTTGATGTGGGTCTGAGGAGGATTTGAGACTTCACAAAAATTGTGTTTTTCATGTTTATTTTGACTATTTGCACTGCAATAAATCagcaataataatacatgaacaTGTATTATTTATGAGTTTGATGcctctctttcctttttttttcattttttctcttttttacttACATTAAAACTATTAAAGGATGGtatcaatttttattaaaaaaaaaatttgatgagaACGTcaactaaatttaattagaaattaaacaaagaaaaagttaaCCCAATTTGATGTTAAATGAATATAAAGTGATCAACtcacttatttatataaataaatttcaaatattttattatacattgtatatgtaataatttattaaaaaaaaattttacaattatttttgAGTGGTAAACTTATTCATCtgtttaaataagtattgagAATTTAAATCCTACTTTATACATCTAATaattcatatattaattaagttGAAAAATACCAtagaccaaaaaaaaattacggATGTACGTAGGCAGCATTGATATAAAAAAACTGTTGATTTATAAATGAATTCTCATAACATTAATGTTTATTTGAAAGTGACAAAGTAATCAGTATTTGAGAGTGATATAAGTTAAGAAGGTCTCACCAGCTGGGCACCATTATTATTCACTAAATAGTAAATACTTGACAGCATTGCacgttattattaattaaaaaaaataatatttacacactaaaattaattattaaatttaattattatatatttatgtataaatatttttaatatatattttatttttaatatatattctattttaatgactaattttaatagttattttttatatatacctaacaaaattattattaataactcCTTTTATCTATCTCTTTCTTTCCATTTGTATACACCGCACCCCGTTTTTGTACACTTGTTTTCATTTGTAGAGTGATATTTTTATGATCAACCAAGAGTGTGATATTAGTGGCGAAAAAATTTAGGAGTACGTTTAAATAGAGGAATATACTAATATAGTGagataaaatactaaaaaaacattaaaaatagagATATCAATGTCTCTTTAAAAATGTACATAGTATATTTTAGTGATATTATTATGtacatttacttatttttttcaatataatcatatatttaaatcatactatattatttataattatgtatttcGTCTCTATAAATACGAAGGAAAAACGAGCTAGAGAAAAAGGACATTAAACTAAAGAAAAGATTAAAGATGTTAATTAAACcttctcttatttatatttgcatatatatgattatttggTACAAGCTAAAACTAACGACGATGGAGATAAAAATACATTTAGTTATGATggtaaattgaaattaattgtaTAACAAAATTTGTATAACAAATTCTGTTAGAAATTAGTGTTGCTAAGTAAGCGTATAATTATCTTAATTAGTTAATtgctttaaattaaattagaaattagGGATAAGTTAgtaatataaataatagataatttcattttgtaacttATTTTACTCAATTTTTCTTGGTGAATCAATATACAAAGGGTttgtttgggtgagcttctaagaaaagatctttttttgagttatctgtttttaaaagatcttatagagaagtaaaagtaattttatgtttggatatctcatattaaaagatctttttatatatcaattatgtttgggtataacaatataaaagtacttttttgtttatttattacatgaaaaacatcttttttttaaggaaaaaagatcttttaaaaaaagatgtaaattacagcttctcaaaaaagatcttttttgattttactagtgtttttacttttactactaaaaatttgccaaacacgttaaaaaattaaaaaagatatttttttaacaaaataatgacgcccaaacatgcactaaaaactattctctctcttcttcttctctaattCTTCTCCCAGAATTTCGATCTAAAACTTGATTTTATCAACTAACATTAAATCCAATACCAAATGAGAGATTCACAACTTAAATCATAAGCTTTTAGTCCCacgttttcaaaaatattaatatagaataataattttgatCATGCCCCTTACTTGCCTTTAACACAATGATTATTCAATAATTCTCCTTTCTTGTCTTGAATTGAACCCCTTTCATgacatttttcactttttgtgGCCTCAAtagtacaatttttttatttatattttaatgcgCGATCATAATTTATTTCATTGGTCTATTTAAAGTTGAGATGTCGAGTTTGTGATCATAACAAAAAActatagaaagaaaataatttcggagaaacagaaataatgttctatatatatactaatGACGTTAAAATGTATATAAATCACTTAAAAAGGCTTTAAAAATTAAGTTTCCGAAAACTTAATCAACCATTGAATTAGTagagttaaaaatttaaaagtttaaaagttCAATAGAGGTTTAATCGAGATTAATAtaatagttttttattattttaaattgattaaccGCAAAAAATTACAACAGTTTGACAGAATAATTAattctttgattgaattttttaattttttgactcATTTGTggatagttaattttttatttgaatttaactgatttaatgactaatttttaattaatttcgtcGAATCAAATCAATTGATCGATTCGACCAGATTCTAGTAACCATGTTAAAAACATAGCAagaggcaaaaaaaaaaaagaaaaaaaaaagccaaaatggATATTTATTGCCTGCCTCTTGCGTAGAAAACACACTTGACAGttgacaataaaaataataataaaggagaattgaatAATTTGTTTATCATTGAAATAGTTAGTGgctattcaaatttcaaattcaaagttcaaacccATGCATGCTCACGTACACACACAAACAAATAAGCATGTCcgtctaaaaaaaaataaaaataagcatgcaaataaataattatttatatatattagtacCTGCAATTTGCTCTTAATACATGGCTGAAGATATTGAGCTTTGAGGATGGCACCGACATATATATAAAGTTCATGTAATTTACCACATACATTATTCATTAATATAACTGAAAATATGCATGCATTATGCCTCCTCCATGCCATTGTGACCAAAAAAAGGGAATCTTGGTCTTCCTAAAAACCTACACCAAATTCAACCTCCCTATCCCTacctatatataatataatcaaataattttttttttcaagtttaattaattttgtgaagtgTGTCATTCCATCAAGTAATGTTACGTaaataaaaagggaaaataCGAGGAATTAAtggaatatttatacaatatgtacaatagaggtttatggaatattagagatataatcattagtgttacttttttccattagttgaagtttttgggatgagtggtatcatgacatagCATTGTTAAGAGTTCGATCATTGGTGAACCCCAAAATCGAATGGTTATTCTAAATAGTATGAAAGATGTTTATTTTATAACTCAAATAagccattgtacacattgtacaaatagtccATTTTTTTCCTAGcggaattcaaataaaaattaatagtttTAAACTTACTATTATGCTGAGATAGAGAAAACCCTTTATTTCCTATTTGATGAGTTTCAGTTAAATGTTTATATATAATTCCTTTTgtataaattatacaaaaagTTGGTTTTCTAGCAGAACCATTATTTTAATCCTGTTTCATAAATCTTAAAATGTTGCTTCTTTGGCAATGGGTTATAAATAAGCTAAGAGTTATGCTGTGATGATCCAGAAAGCACCTTTCAACGAAGATTTTAGATTATATTTTGGGAAATCCTACttgtataataaaatttagtctttggttagtctttaaaatttaaataatattatttaattaaatttaattaaaacacatttttaatttataactaacatgttagtaattaaaattaatttaaaatttaaatattaaaatttctcTAATTTTCTATCcactttataaaataattattttatcattttttttattttatttgtgcgTTCTCCCTTTCTCTGTCGTacgttcttttcttcttctttctcacgTTCTTCACAAAAATCTCCATAAAAAAGTATCACTTTTTTACAGGTAAATTTGCTAtttcatatttaatattttattattattattagatgagTCGTGctattttgtttctatttcGAGTGACTTGCATGCTAACTCAAAACTCATTCATCAtcgaataaaattttaataagattaTATCAACATTTGAATTAAACAATAGATGAATTATCAGTCTATGCATcaatattcttttcttcttcttctctttcttttttttattaatttttatctctAGAATGATTAGAGAATACTACcaacataaaataattagaccgaattaaagataaataaaagagcAATCGCAGGTATtcaggagaaaaaaaaaacaaataaaaatttaataaaggtTTATAGTTTTcagcaatttttttattattagttgaaTTTTTTCATTACTTATTTGAACATGaatgcttttaaaattattaaaatccaTGTgcgtaaaaattaattttttttttcaattataagttgtaacacatctaaaattattaagttatacaaaaaatatttttaaaacacatccaaaatcataaatctaaaatttaaatttaaatattaaaattgaaattaattttttatatcttattcgataaaaaatcatctaatatttctcttttttttaatagttagaTTTTTCATtacttatttgaaaattaatgtttttaaaattattaaaatgtatgtTCATAAAAATtcgtttttgttttcaattataaCACATCTAATATTATTAAGTgatacacaaaatatttttaaaacacatctaaaatcataaaaaagaaaattaaatttaaacgttaaatataaaattaatttttttatatctcaAATTGGGTAAAAActcatctaatattttttattttttattatttgaacattaatgcttttaaaattattaaaatgtatgtttataaaaattggttatttttttaattattacatATCTAAAATTATTGACTTATATACAAAAGATGTTTGAAACacatttaaaatcataaatctaaaatttaatttatttaaacgtaaaaaataaaactaatttttttataaaaatgcatctaatatttcttattttttattaatatttttaaaattattaaaatgaataattaaaCTAAGTTTTTTAGATCTTATTCgataaaaatatatctaacatattaatttaaaatatgatcTCTTTTAGGGAGTTTTAGATGTGTAGGTTAATAAGTAAAACccttaagatttattttttgaattttaaaataaaaatcttcaattttattgcatttaatttttgaatgtgtatttaaatgataatctattaataattaaaaatagtaaaactgaaatagaaattttaaattttaaattttaaatttctgttttatttagtttgtattttgaatgtatatttaattttaaaaagaaactaAATCTATCTAAATgtatttgttttagtttttttaaattattataataaaaggTTAAATGAtcacttttaaaaaataccttAAATTTTTTACGGTAAAAGAAATTATATGTGATCCGTTACCTGACCCACCGCAATAATTTCGGAATCGAATTCCACCAAAAGAGATAACTTCCCCGAGAATCTCTCTGACCAGAACCATTAAGATCTCAAGAATTTCTCAAACCAATATAACGGAAAAACTCAAATATATACAAGTGACTCATTCAATCAAACGTACGTAATTCATTCTAGATCCATTTGAATAATTTTCATACTTTTATTTACTTGAGTATTAGAGTCCATTTACAAGTATACGATGTCGCCACTCTTATAAGAAGACAACGTCGTTCCTTCTCCTTAATTCAAAAAAAGCGAGGTCGAATACCAGTGAGACAAGCTATACTTTGAAAACAGTTATACACGCACGACTAATAGGTAATGCACATTTTCATCACAAATTTAGCTATAATATTCACTTTTTATTCGGTTCAATTATGCAACAAAGAAattttgtataaataatatataaaattattataactaTGAAGTACCGACACTTCattgaattattatatttacttgtCAAATATATTTCGAACATTGggttttttatgtttaattatatcttaataaaaaattttttaaatatatttatacacatcTAAATATCATCANNNNNNNNNNNNNNNNNNNNNNNNNNNNNNNNNNNNNNNNNNNNNNNNNNNNNNNNNNNNNNNNNNNNNNNNNNNNNNNNNNNNNNNNNNNNNNNNNNNNNNNNNNNNNNNNNNNNNNNNNNNNNNNNNNNNNNNNNNNNNNNNNTTGTCTTTGCACCAACATCTTCAAGTATTTTGTGTTCTTATTCGTGTCCATGCTTGGTAGCATTACAGCTTGTTTATTTGGGTCAGACTGAGAATCATCATTGCCAGTTTGGTACTTaccttttgttttaaaataataattctgTTTTTCTCTGTGGGCTTCTTGGGTTTGTGAATActagtgaaaaaaatatataaccaAACTAAATCCaagaaccaaaaaataaataaatatctacACTTGAAAATGAACTGTGTTCCAtgaccaaaaaacaaaaaaacaaaaaaaattcctaTCTTTGTTTTTGTCTGAGTGGCAATGATTGTTGTGAACTTTAGATATTAGCTGTAAAGCCTAAAGGCATAACCTCACTTCCCTCCACACCCAATTTCAATTTGAAACCACATCACATTTACatataaatacatacatatacacaTATTTATGTAAGCATACACAAACATTGAAAGCAACAACACCATTCATTTTATTCATAGTTTGTCTAACCACCAATCCAATTTCTCCTTTGAAGATTGAATCAAACCATCtaccattcagccatgccttcTGCTACTTCAAGAAGAAAAAAGCCTAACAAGGTCAAGAAAAACTCAACTTTGACCAAAACCAACCACCATTCTTCTCCTACTGTTCAACCATTCCAAGGTATGTATGCATGTTTCTTATCTCTCTTTATCATCTCATCATCAACCATTTCAATTCTATATGCTTTTGTTATTTCTTGCTTTAGGCTCTTGTGATCTCAAACCCCTTAAGGAAGAAGAGCAAGGTTATTTGGAACCCTTTGTGGTAGTTGAACACCAGAGTTCATATCTTAATAGCACAATGGAAGTATATCTCAATGGGGATTTGAAGGAGGAAGAGACTCATCAAAATGTGGAAGAATCTTTGActaaagaagaaaaggaggaagtGGTTGTTGTTTCTGCTGATGATGGTGGTGAAAGTGACATCAAAGATGAACAAGAAATAGTACTAAAAGAGGAGAATTCAGAAGATGTTTCTGATGAATGTTTTGAGCATGTTGTGTCTTCTTCACCTAATGATGAATTCAATGGTGCAACAAAAGAGGCTCAATTTGATGACAACAACAATGGATTGACCTCAGAAACTGTAGAATTGGAATTGGAACTGAAAGAAGAACAAGAGGAAGCTTTTGAGTACATCAATGATCCATCTTCGTTTTCGGAGAATGATGATTCAAGAGAGCCTGAAGAAGAAGTAGTTGAAACAGTTATTAAGGATGTGAAGGTTcttgaagaggaggaagagaatgTTATGCATTCAAATGTTACAGAAGATGTGGTTGCTTTAGAGGAAACAGATGAGAATGATAACAAGGTTTCTCCTCCAGTTCCAATTTCAACTCCAACTAAacaagaagatgatgaagaagaaaaagaagaagcagcgGCAAAGGGAAGTGACAGATCTTTGGTTCCACCCTATGAAAGTTCTAAGGAGGAGTCTTTTCAACCATTGCCAAATGTTCTTAATGCTGAAACCACCACTGTCACTGTGCAAAGGGAGATTCAAGTGCCTAGTAATACTCAAAATCAGGTATTTAACTTCATACTTAAACGATTTCGTGCAAAGATTCTTGCTGCAATTTGAAATTTATGTGTGCACTTTGGTTAGAGTTTATGTAATGatattgttctttatttttgtttgaaaggGCATTGTCTCTGTAGCTCCAAGGCAGCACACTTCTTGGAGCAGTTGCTGTGGAATCTTTGAGGTTCTAAGGGGTGGTGGTGATAGATGATTGATCCAAGGTGAGAAAATCATAGTTAATGTTATGTTATCATAACTGCCTGACAAATTATGCAGATAGTTAATGTTATGTTAATGTTATGTTATGTTTGAGTAGAGTCCCATTGTCTATGCAGATTATATATCCATTTTCCTTTCTAATTTTGAAGCTAGATTTTGCCTTTTATAGTAAAGATCATCATAGTCTAGATTTTCTTTAAAGGGTTTTCTATATTGTAGTTAGTGATACCAGTTACTTAACTAGATTGATGAGTAAGAAATAGCAATGTTTCATGCTTTAGTGTAATCATTAATGTGATCATTAATTATATTCTGTGTTAATAATTTCCAAGGTTTCATACTAAACAAGGTTAAAAGTTCAAACAAAGCTCTTCTTGTAACATTATTTTGGAACCATTTTCTAACcagaaaatttgatttttgaatgttGTAGCGGGGAACTTCTTAGAAGGTTGAAACCTGAGGGTTCGCTCAATCATTGACTGTCATAGTACCTTCCAAAGACCAAAGgagactaaattaaaatcagTTGTGTGTATACCAAGTTCTCAGACATTGTATCTGTTTGCTTTAATTGCTTGCCTCCAGCGTGGTTACATTCCATTGTTTCATTTCAAAGaccaaaaatattaatatagacTATGCAGTATACATTTCAGGTGTTTGTACTATATCCTAAATTTCCGAGTGGCAATTATCACCAGAAAATTGcaccttttctttttccctctaTGATGTGAAAATTGCTTTACAATTACTACATTAATATATGTGGCAGCATCAAAATAAACGAGCCAAAGCAGATATGATATGCGGCAGCACATTCTATGTTTTAAGGCACATGATCTGCGAATTTTCCTGTTAAATTTGTCCTAaaaaattactcattttttaaattagtttttgaaatatttttaaacaaatcACATAAGTCCTTCCATCACTAACAACATAAAAGTTTGCTAATATAATACATTAAGTGACATTACGTTGATAGTAGCATTCCTAATTAGCTgctaacataataaatttataaaattaaatcaaactaaCCCTAAATTAGAGgagatttgatctaattttataaatttatcataATACTAACCAATTAAAACTATTAGGTGTATATTATAATGTCACTTAATATGTCATATCAACAAATTCTAGTGCCATCATCATCAAAAATGACAGAAAAACTAGTGTAATCAACTTAATATACTTGAAAGTCAAATTTGATTAAAAGAATCTTTTCATAACCAATTTAGAGAATTTTCACTTACGAATTTGACGTTTTATTCATATCACTATGGAATAGACTTTCAAAGAGATCAATTTTAGAAACTTGTGACATTGGCAAGAGAAACTTGTGAAATATATACTATCATACACACAAACAAAAATGACATAACTAccaagagaaacaaaaaaaataaaacgtaATCTCAACTCAACTCAACTCTGCCATTGACATATTAGATCCAAACTTCAAAATGAACTATATTAGACTCATAATCAGTACA comes from the Arachis duranensis cultivar V14167 chromosome 7, aradu.V14167.gnm2.J7QH, whole genome shotgun sequence genome and includes:
- the LOC107496517 gene encoding uncharacterized protein LOC107496517, giving the protein MPSATSRRKKPNKVKKNSTLTKTNHHSSPTVQPFQGSCDLKPLKEEEQGYLEPFVVVEHQSSYLNSTMEVYLNGDLKEEETHQNVEESLTKEEKEEVVVVSADDGGESDIKDEQEIVLKEENSEDVSDECFEHVVSSSPNDEFNGATKEAQFDDNNNGLTSETVELELELKEEQEEAFEYINDPSSFSENDDSREPEEEVVETVIKDVKVLEEEEENVMHSNVTEDVVALEETDENDNKVSPPVPISTPTKQEDDEEEKEEAAAKGSDRSLVPPYESSKEESFQPLPNVLNAETTTVTVQREIQVPSNTQNQGIVSVAPRQHTSWSSCCGIFEVLRGGGDR